From Amblyomma americanum isolate KBUSLIRL-KWMA unplaced genomic scaffold, ASM5285725v1 scaffold_65, whole genome shotgun sequence:
gtgcaagggcatctgcggccaaagagcgccatggctcaaggtattttcgtttgctcaatgtggagtcaaagacccatttcccaagcatttcaccatgaataagccgagcaccaagcaggggaaagcttgtacccattgtatcaccggtgggtacccgacgacactggggatcgaaccctgttcctcccgcatgcgaggtggatgctcagccactaggccgccgctgcggtccaGAACAGACTGTAGCTCggaccaaaggaaacaaaaatctctTAAGCAAGCAGCAAAGTGACATCCCAACCACATTGCTTATCAATTTGAAATTGGTTGCCTATACACTATTTACAGTGCCATGTCATggaggctgccatctttgatAACGTGGTCACGCTGCCATTGCATGCCTCCCGACCGCTGAGCTCCTGCCTCGTCCCAACGGCTGCTGCTTCTGGGGGTTTGGCTCAGATAgccagtgtttcggctgatatgGTTGTAAAGGAGTGGGAAGGTGACACTAGCATAAGGCTAAAGGTTCAAAGAACATTTTAAAACCGCAGTTTGATCACTTCAGGCGTGAAAACGTGACTGGGCTGCATGTCGTGGAGATACACTCAGCTCTCAGCCTCTTCGAACCGACGAAGGCATCGCTTGAATGCTACACTGTTCAACACCGCAAGCTAGCAGGTCACTGCTCTTATGTTCTGAAGAGATATGCAAACATCTCGGCATATTAGACTCGCTACCCGGCATTGCTCAAAGACGAGACGCACTTCATGCATGGTACAATTTGGCAGCAGTCTGTGATTTCACGCAAACTTCTGTAAGAAGCACACTCTACAACAGATTATAGAAGAATTTCTTGTACtcaaagaaaaatacagtggttCACGGACTTTTATATGGATGGCTGGAAAACTTGTttatgttggaagcgcagtggtgaaaGTGTACTGAGTGCACTTTCGGCTCTTTAATTTAAAAATGTAATCTCTCCGCTTCTTagcgacatcatacacaacataaaataGCCACAGCTCAAGGCAGGGAAAtgctcgtggcagggaaataaaaacgcACATATCCCCTTTAATGAAAATTGAAGCAAATAACAAACTTCACTTTGCTATGCCAGTTTTAGATGAATGGAAGTCTTGCACCTGCCTGAAAGGTCTTGAGGAAGTGGCTATCTGCCGTCATTCGTATAGGGCATGCACATCTCGCACATAACTTCCTACTGCGAAGCGAAGAGAAACCTGTTTGCAGAAAATGCGGAGATGAGCTTACAGcaaaccacattttattttcatgcacaaAACTTTAATGACTGGTAAAAAATATTTTACCCCATTTTATAAAGAACACATTCCTTTTCCTCCAGCCGTGATTTTAGGTACAGATACACTGGTCGATATGCCagatgtttttagctttttaagggaagcaaGCATGCTTCATAAACTCTAAATGTTGGCCCTATGCTTCGCTACATACACTGAAACTTCAGCCACTTTCGCAGTCCTGAGAAGATGGCGGAGGCCTTTATCTGAGTTACGAGAACCTCCAGAGCCTTGCCCAAGTTGTGGAGGTTACCCGATTTTTTCTGATTTAAAAGCCGGGTCCTGCCTTAAGGTCCCTTATTGCGTAGAAGGTGCGGTCTGTTGTAAGCCTTTCTTTTGCAGCAAGTAGTGTGTTAGACAGGCTGGGTGGCGTCATAATGAAAGACTCGCGTGGCATGCTAGCAGGATAAAAACTGGCCATGTAGGACTTGGTTGCACATTGTAGCTCCAGTGGGTTCATGCCTTGGCTCAGACTCATTCTCAAAAACATAAGAAGGAAACTATAGAAGCTGAGAAGCCTGCAGTAGGAGGCGATAAAGGTATCAATATAAGTCAGTGTCTTGCCAGAAAACACTCCTAGCGCAGGGGGACATCCGGGTCTGTTCTTATCCTTGTGTGTGTGCCTGGTTACCTGCCATAGATTAATTACGGCATTGTAATTTGGTTCTCATTGAGCACTGCATTTGCGTGGATGCATTCTTTCTGCCTTCTTTATGCATTGTTTACAGGAAAGCTGTGCCAGAAAGCCGAAATACTTATTGTAGCTCTATGCTGTTAGGACGTTATGCTTGCTCAAGCTGCCTTATTTATCAACGTATCTCATTTTGttttcagcatcgcttcctgGATGCAATGAAGGCACCCAAGAGGCACCTTTTCGCCGCTGATGGCTATCACCTGTCAGCTGGCGAAGGTATCGAGGAGCTGGCGGAGGTCTTCGTCAGGGGCCTCGCAAAATTCTATGGAGCGGCTATCCTGGCACCGTTCTCAGATGCACCTGCCAGGTATATCATCCACCAGTGCCATCAGTGCGGATCCAAGGGCCACCGTCATGGGGACTGCTATGAGTACTGCAGGCCATAGGACCTGCACTACAGCCTGCAGTACTTACAGCAATGGGCAGTGCAGGGATTGCAAGGTTTTGATGAGTAACTTGGTGGCAGTGAGACCTGTTCCTGATGTGTTTCTGAGCTGCATCTGCTTTGTGGAGTCTGCAGCATCAAGTGGGTGCTCACTGACATTAGCCAGCACCGAGGCATTTTTCCATTTAGACTTCATTGAATTTGCCATTGGTGTGGCTTAAATTAATTGAAAGCTTTCCTCGTTGGCGTCACTTATATCCAATGTGTACCTTCGTGACAAACCCCTCGTGGCAAGCATTATTCACATCCATTAAACTGTTAGCCTACTTCATTATGCCAGGCATTGGTGAGCCAGaactatatgaaaggaaaaaatagttgGTAATGATATGAAGAATCTGTGAAACCACTAAGCTGTGTCCCTGTGAATGACAAACTGGCTTTTAAATGTGTAGTGCGGCCACATCTTTATCTAAAATAGCAGTGCCTCACAACCGTGTAATGCTGTGTGTTAGCACAAGGTGAATCTTTTCCTGCAGCCATAGCATGCGCAGAACATTGCAATACGCTTTCACAAATGTCGTTGCCACTATACCAGGTTCCGTATGTATTACAAATGCTTTTCAACACAATGTGCAATGGTTTGGTTTGCTGTGGgtttgtcccaaagcgactaaggctatgagggctgCCGTCGTGAAGGTATCCGGAAAGTTCTACCCCCTGggcttcattaacgtgcactgacatcgcacagcacacgaacctctagaatttcgcctccatcgaaattcgaccgttgcgaccggggtcgaacccacgcctttcgagtcggcagccgagcaccataacttcTAGGCAACCGCAATGGACTTCAGTGTGCAATGGTAGGAAAAGTTCACTTAGTAAAAGAATTGGCGCCAGATACGTGGATTCATATGGCTGGTTCAAAGAGGGTTCAATGCCATTGCTATATTAAATCCATCATTTCATCATAAACCATTTTGTTCTAGCAAGGCTtgactgcattttttgctatctGAAGGATGAAGCAGACATCCAGTTCCTCACCAGTGGTTGAATGATTGTCCGGACGAATTTTTTGATGCACTGACGCTGTGActcagcttcattgctttgcctgCCTCCTGTGTGACTGGAGCACTTGTGCTTTCGCTTTTCTGCATCTTCTGATGTGACTGTAGGGGATGTGCTTCCACAAGCATGAACCACACACCGTGCTGGTTAGCGGGGAAAAGGCCCAAAGCTTTATTTCACATGACATATGTAGCCGAGAAAGCAGTGAGGCCACCTAGTGCAAC
This genomic window contains:
- the LOC144112340 gene encoding uncharacterized protein LOC144112340, with amino-acid sequence MPCVGILNPDRASANGGVYPQILICSYPSKSNFQHRFLDAMKAPKRHLFAADGYHLSAGEGIEELAEVFVRGLAKFYGAAILAPFSDAPARYIIHQCHQCGSKGHRHGDCYEYCRP